The Geobacillus stearothermophilus ATCC 12980 genome contains a region encoding:
- a CDS encoding YheC/YheD family protein, producing MISLGFVTLDEQQESAYCTEVARRANQYGISIYRFSPLAIDPRTENVRGVVFDDKSGEWTDAVFPIPPFLYDRCFYGHDDRSKKAKPIMHWLKQRPDVTFLGYGLPGKWIVYETLSAHPLLSAYVPPTVRLERADHVLDLLRHEQAIVAKPVHGSGGRGIYIIQKKGKTLSVQDGCGQERAVITRRNELEQFVASLQRRDGYALQPLLSLSTEAREPFDLRFLLQKDETGRWVERVRAVRIGRPGTWVANLRAGADMSPFADWFDHLPSSKRILVLDGIDTIIRTLPAYMDNELGPLFEIGLDLGVADNGAVWILDVNSKPGRKIISLLPPEQQNDIYEAPLQYCRFLASEVANR from the coding sequence TTGATTTCACTCGGTTTTGTCACCCTTGATGAGCAACAGGAAAGCGCGTACTGCACCGAAGTAGCCCGCCGCGCCAATCAGTATGGCATTTCCATATACCGTTTTTCGCCGCTAGCGATCGACCCGCGAACGGAAAATGTCCGCGGTGTCGTCTTTGATGACAAAAGTGGAGAATGGACCGATGCCGTCTTTCCCATTCCGCCGTTTTTGTACGACCGTTGCTTTTACGGCCACGACGACCGTTCCAAAAAAGCGAAACCGATTATGCATTGGCTGAAGCAACGCCCGGATGTCACGTTTTTAGGCTATGGCCTGCCCGGCAAGTGGATCGTCTATGAGACGCTTTCCGCCCATCCGCTGTTGTCGGCATATGTGCCGCCGACCGTCCGTCTTGAGCGCGCCGATCACGTGCTTGATCTCCTTCGCCATGAACAAGCCATCGTCGCCAAACCGGTGCACGGCTCTGGCGGACGCGGCATTTATATTATCCAGAAGAAAGGGAAGACATTGTCCGTTCAAGACGGGTGCGGCCAAGAGCGGGCCGTGATCACCCGCCGAAACGAACTTGAACAATTCGTCGCTTCCTTGCAGCGCCGGGACGGCTATGCGCTTCAACCGCTTCTCTCCCTCTCCACCGAGGCAAGAGAACCGTTCGACCTTCGTTTTTTGCTGCAAAAAGATGAAACCGGACGCTGGGTTGAACGGGTGCGGGCTGTGCGCATCGGACGCCCTGGAACGTGGGTGGCCAATCTCCGTGCTGGTGCAGACATGAGCCCGTTCGCTGACTGGTTCGACCACCTTCCTTCTTCGAAACGCATCTTAGTGCTGGATGGCATTGACACGATCATCCGTACGTTGCCGGCTTATATGGACAATGAACTCGGTCCGCTGTTTGAAATCGGTCTGGATCTCGGCGTTGCTGACAACGGAGCGGTTTGGATTTTGGACGTCAATTCCAAGCCGGGAAGGAAAATCATCAGCCTTCTTCCGCCAGAGCAGCAAAACGATATTTACGAAGCGCCGCTTCAGTATTGCCGGTTTTTGGCGAGCGAGGTGGCCAACCGATGA
- a CDS encoding YhzD family protein, translating into MPTYTLTAFERDGEKLLDETFEAANDEEAKKIGEQKLRERGCWDKTHRCVNASGKLILFHR; encoded by the coding sequence ATGCCGACGTATACGTTGACCGCGTTTGAGCGCGACGGGGAAAAATTGCTTGATGAAACGTTTGAAGCCGCCAATGATGAAGAAGCGAAAAAAATCGGCGAGCAAAAATTGCGTGAGCGCGGCTGTTGGGACAAAACACACCGTTGCGTCAATGCCAGCGGCAAGCTCATTTTATTTCACCGCTAA
- a CDS encoding YheC/YheD family protein codes for MSNQRTVAVLTEIKEDRERASFGSIHLFCEELVKYGETHNLFVYVTSPSLYLQHTGYRLTGSEWIKGGVPRANVVYNRLHSRKSEYAPAFQQLLARLDEEDGAMFNRRFLHKWEVHRYLERHEYLHPYLPKTALWDGQDSLEAFLAAFPSVFLKPVHGSQGRGIFRIECTDEGICLRRSTSSSSALYRSVAAAVSALQPQIRTPMIIQQGLELQTIDGRPVDFRLLCHRIRHNDWRVTSAVARAAPPEQFVANLARGGVLMAVNDVLRKWYTRADVFQQKQLLKEIALESAAVLASEAEGLYGEFGVDLAIDVHGRPWIIEVNTKPSKQAEMTFSQQTVRPSAKAVIDYCLTLMEEKE; via the coding sequence ATGAGCAACCAACGAACCGTTGCCGTATTGACTGAAATAAAGGAAGACCGGGAACGGGCCTCTTTTGGCTCCATCCACCTTTTTTGTGAGGAACTAGTAAAATATGGAGAAACGCACAACCTTTTTGTTTATGTCACATCGCCGTCACTCTATTTGCAGCACACCGGATATCGGTTAACCGGCAGCGAATGGATCAAGGGGGGCGTGCCGCGGGCGAACGTCGTCTACAACCGCCTTCACTCCCGCAAGTCTGAATATGCGCCTGCCTTTCAGCAGCTGCTCGCCCGGCTTGACGAGGAAGACGGGGCGATGTTCAACCGCCGCTTTTTGCATAAATGGGAGGTGCACCGTTATTTGGAGCGGCATGAGTACTTGCATCCGTACTTGCCGAAAACGGCGCTGTGGGACGGCCAAGACTCACTCGAGGCGTTTCTCGCCGCCTTCCCGTCCGTCTTTCTCAAGCCTGTGCACGGAAGCCAAGGGCGGGGGATTTTCCGCATTGAATGCACCGATGAAGGAATTTGTCTCCGCCGTTCCACCTCTTCGTCATCGGCGCTATACCGCTCGGTTGCCGCGGCCGTTTCTGCCTTGCAGCCACAAATCCGGACGCCGATGATCATCCAGCAAGGCCTTGAACTTCAAACGATTGACGGCCGCCCTGTCGATTTTCGCCTTCTTTGCCATCGCATCCGCCATAACGATTGGCGCGTCACGTCAGCGGTCGCCCGCGCGGCCCCTCCCGAGCAGTTTGTCGCGAACCTTGCCCGCGGCGGAGTACTGATGGCAGTCAATGATGTCTTGCGGAAGTGGTATACGAGAGCGGACGTGTTCCAGCAGAAACAGCTTCTGAAAGAAATCGCACTGGAATCCGCCGCCGTTCTCGCCTCGGAAGCGGAAGGACTGTATGGAGAGTTTGGCGTCGATCTGGCCATTGACGTCCATGGACGGCCATGGATCATCGAAGTGAATACAAAACCGTCCAAACAGGCGGAAATGACGTTTTCTCAACAAACGGTGCGCCCATCCGCGAAAGCCGTGATTGATTATTGCCTGACATTGATGGAAGAAAAGGAGTGA
- a CDS encoding ABC transporter permease, which translates to MNKFFLVAVHTYQTKLKAKAFLVTTAITCLLIIGVANIQPIIEFFTGDEKPHVAVIDRTGSLYGPLAKQANHNQIALTKITDMENEAKEAVKEGKWDGLLVLSMDAEGLPEAVYYANTIVDNQTPEELERALSQLKTALSAAKLGLTDEQMAELSKPVPFQKVALEKNAKTEEELNQARSLVYVLLFAMYMFVLMYGGMIATEVATEKSSRVMEILVSSVPPVQQLFGKIIGVALVSLTQFFVFFAVAFAALKTSGQEVWRFLGLDHLPASIFVYALVFFLLGYLLYAVLFAVLGSLVSRVEDVQPAITPVMMLVVAAFMIAMFGLNAPESAFVTGASFVPFFAPMLMFLRIGLVSVPGWEVALCLVLLAATIALLIYFGAKVYRGGVLMYGRMNIFKDIKQAIQLTKK; encoded by the coding sequence ATGAATAAGTTTTTCCTTGTGGCGGTACATACGTATCAGACGAAGCTGAAGGCGAAAGCATTTTTGGTGACCACTGCCATCACTTGCCTGTTGATCATCGGGGTGGCCAACATTCAGCCGATCATTGAGTTTTTCACCGGTGATGAAAAGCCTCATGTCGCGGTCATTGACCGCACGGGATCTTTGTACGGTCCGCTTGCGAAGCAGGCAAACCATAATCAAATCGCGTTGACGAAAATTACGGATATGGAAAACGAAGCGAAAGAAGCGGTCAAAGAAGGCAAATGGGACGGATTGCTCGTCTTGTCGATGGATGCGGAAGGATTGCCGGAAGCGGTGTATTATGCCAATACGATTGTGGACAATCAGACGCCTGAGGAACTGGAACGAGCGCTAAGCCAGCTGAAAACAGCGCTTTCAGCCGCTAAGCTCGGCCTGACGGATGAACAAATGGCAGAGCTTTCCAAACCGGTTCCGTTCCAAAAGGTGGCATTGGAAAAAAACGCGAAGACGGAAGAGGAGTTGAACCAAGCGCGCTCTCTCGTTTATGTCCTTCTGTTCGCGATGTATATGTTTGTTTTGATGTATGGAGGAATGATTGCGACGGAGGTGGCGACGGAAAAATCGTCGCGCGTGATGGAAATTTTAGTGTCAAGCGTCCCGCCGGTCCAACAGCTGTTTGGCAAAATCATCGGCGTTGCTCTTGTGAGCTTGACGCAATTTTTCGTTTTTTTCGCCGTCGCTTTCGCCGCGTTAAAAACGAGCGGACAGGAAGTGTGGCGTTTCCTCGGATTGGATCACCTGCCGGCCTCGATCTTTGTGTATGCACTCGTTTTTTTCTTGCTCGGTTACCTCTTGTACGCGGTGCTGTTTGCCGTGCTCGGTTCGCTCGTCAGCCGGGTCGAAGATGTACAGCCGGCGATTACGCCGGTCATGATGTTGGTTGTCGCTGCCTTTATGATCGCGATGTTTGGCTTGAATGCGCCAGAGTCGGCGTTCGTGACCGGCGCCTCGTTTGTTCCCTTTTTCGCTCCGATGCTCATGTTTTTGCGCATCGGCCTCGTTTCCGTGCCGGGGTGGGAAGTGGCGCTTTGCCTTGTGCTTTTAGCGGCGACGATTGCCTTGCTCATTTATTTTGGCGCCAAAGTGTACCGAGGCGGCGTGCTGATGTATGGACGAATGAACATTTTCAAGGATATAAAACAGGCCATCCAGCTGACAAAAAAATAA
- a CDS encoding DUF445 domain-containing protein: MGTFIYLSFMVAVGALIGGVTNLIAIVMLFRPHEPMYLFGKRLPFTPGLIPKRRRELAEQLGKTVVEHLVTPEGLRRKLNDSAFMAGVVEEGRKWLKRWLARRETPAQLLERLGIRSPDERLEALAAGQAAQAYERWSQTWRTRPICDILPLELKETMEARIEQLAGYLADRALEYFSSAEGKQQLSGMIQRFFQERGMVGGVLQMLLGNVNLVDKVQPEIGKFLRHAGTRAAIARLLWTEWNKWIDYPLATVEEMVGRRRMSEAVQAAARGLVRGSGWLHRPLADLLAPYEQDVLDRFVPQAVAAAVRLLGDQMESVVAQLGLADVVRDQVESFSLRRLEAIILAIARRELKMITYLGAVLGAIIGAVQGMIGLWL; this comes from the coding sequence ATGGGGACGTTCATTTATTTGTCGTTTATGGTGGCGGTTGGAGCGCTTATCGGCGGGGTGACGAATTTGATCGCCATTGTCATGTTGTTCCGCCCGCACGAGCCGATGTACTTGTTTGGGAAACGGCTGCCGTTTACGCCCGGCTTGATTCCAAAACGGAGGCGGGAACTGGCGGAACAGCTTGGGAAAACGGTTGTCGAGCATTTGGTGACGCCGGAAGGGCTCCGGCGCAAGCTCAACGATTCAGCCTTCATGGCGGGGGTGGTCGAGGAAGGACGGAAGTGGCTGAAACGGTGGCTGGCGCGCCGGGAGACGCCGGCGCAGTTGCTTGAGCGCCTCGGCATTCGTTCTCCGGATGAGCGTCTTGAGGCGTTGGCGGCCGGACAAGCCGCGCAGGCGTATGAGCGATGGAGCCAAACGTGGCGCACGCGGCCGATTTGCGATATACTGCCGCTTGAGTTGAAAGAAACGATGGAAGCGCGCATCGAGCAGCTGGCCGGTTACTTGGCCGACCGGGCGCTCGAGTATTTCAGCAGCGCGGAAGGAAAACAACAGCTTTCCGGCATGATCCAACGCTTTTTTCAAGAGCGGGGAATGGTCGGGGGCGTGCTGCAAATGCTGCTTGGCAATGTCAATTTAGTGGATAAAGTGCAGCCGGAAATCGGCAAATTTTTGCGCCATGCCGGCACAAGGGCGGCGATCGCCCGCCTCCTTTGGACAGAATGGAACAAATGGATCGACTATCCGCTGGCAACGGTGGAGGAGATGGTCGGACGAAGACGCATGAGCGAGGCGGTGCAGGCCGCAGCCCGCGGCCTCGTCCGGGGAAGCGGCTGGCTGCACCGCCCGCTCGCCGATCTTCTTGCGCCATATGAACAGGACGTACTCGACCGGTTCGTTCCGCAGGCGGTTGCCGCTGCTGTCCGCCTGCTCGGCGATCAGATGGAGTCGGTTGTGGCGCAGCTTGGATTGGCAGATGTCGTTCGTGATCAAGTCGAATCGTTTTCGCTCCGAAGGCTGGAGGCGATCATTTTGGCCATCGCCCGACGCGAGCTGAAGATGATCACCTATTTAGGCGCTGTGCTTGGCGCAATAATCGGCGCCGTCCAGGGCATGATCGGCCTATGGTTGTAG
- a CDS encoding coproporphyrinogen III oxidase translates to MNVRIEIQGLPHPERFQRPLEVMTELFFEAPELLLVPLPEADMAVMFSVKKDGGIAVSGTLLDKTSGRVEEVSHEYSTPADADGKTYEKQLKNAVLHVYLTLLERSTGLIQPWGVLTGVRPVKLLHQLLRSGLSKEEAHRKLAEEYLVTKEKIELMQAIVDRQLTVVPDLYDLAHEVSIYIGIPFCPTKCAYCTFPAYAINGRQGSVDAFLAGLHYEMEAVGRFLRERGIRITTIYYGGGTPTSITADEMDRLYAHMYDVFPDVDRVREITVEAGRPDTITPEKIDVLKKWKIDRISINPQSYIQETLKAIGRHHTVEETIEKFHLARQMGMNNINMDLIIGLPGEGLAEFTHTLAETERLMPESLTIHTLSFKRASEMTKNKQKYKVASREEVQAMMKAAQEWTKEHGYVPYYLYRQKNILGNLENVGYALPGHESLYNIMIMEEQQSIIGLGCGASSKFVDPKTRNITRQANPKEPKVYNEHFAEYTEEKINILKGIFG, encoded by the coding sequence ATGAACGTGCGGATCGAAATTCAAGGACTGCCGCATCCGGAACGGTTTCAGCGCCCGCTTGAGGTGATGACCGAGCTGTTCTTCGAAGCGCCGGAGCTGTTGCTCGTGCCGCTTCCCGAGGCCGATATGGCCGTTATGTTTTCCGTCAAGAAAGACGGGGGCATCGCTGTTTCGGGGACGCTGCTTGACAAGACGTCGGGGCGCGTGGAGGAAGTAAGTCATGAATACAGCACGCCGGCGGATGCTGACGGGAAAACGTACGAAAAACAGCTGAAAAACGCCGTTTTGCATGTCTATTTGACGTTGCTTGAGCGTTCTACCGGCCTCATTCAGCCGTGGGGCGTGCTGACCGGCGTCCGCCCGGTCAAGCTGCTTCATCAGCTTTTGCGCTCAGGCCTTTCGAAAGAAGAGGCGCATCGGAAGCTGGCCGAGGAGTACTTGGTGACTAAGGAGAAAATCGAACTAATGCAGGCGATCGTGGATCGCCAGCTCACGGTCGTGCCGGATTTATACGATTTGGCTCATGAAGTGAGCATTTATATCGGTATTCCGTTTTGCCCGACGAAATGCGCGTATTGCACATTTCCAGCGTACGCCATCAACGGCCGCCAAGGGTCGGTCGACGCCTTTTTGGCCGGCCTTCATTACGAAATGGAAGCAGTCGGCCGCTTTTTGCGCGAGCGCGGCATTCGCATTACGACGATCTACTACGGCGGCGGGACGCCGACGAGCATTACGGCCGACGAAATGGACCGGTTATACGCTCATATGTATGACGTATTTCCAGACGTCGACCGCGTCCGCGAAATCACGGTCGAAGCCGGGCGTCCGGATACGATTACGCCGGAGAAGATTGACGTATTGAAAAAATGGAAGATCGACCGAATCAGCATCAATCCACAGTCGTACATTCAAGAGACGTTAAAAGCGATTGGCCGCCATCATACCGTTGAAGAAACGATTGAGAAGTTCCACTTGGCGCGGCAGATGGGGATGAACAACATCAATATGGACTTAATCATTGGACTGCCGGGCGAGGGTCTGGCGGAATTTACGCATACGCTCGCCGAGACGGAGCGGCTCATGCCGGAATCGCTCACCATCCACACGCTGTCATTTAAACGGGCGTCGGAAATGACGAAAAACAAACAAAAGTACAAAGTCGCCAGCCGCGAGGAAGTGCAGGCGATGATGAAGGCGGCCCAGGAGTGGACAAAGGAGCACGGTTATGTCCCATATTACTTGTACCGACAAAAAAACATTCTCGGCAACTTGGAAAACGTCGGCTACGCCTTGCCGGGGCACGAGAGCCTATACAACATTATGATCATGGAAGAACAGCAGTCGATCATCGGCCTTGGCTGCGGGGCGTCAAGCAAATTCGTCGATCCGAAAACGCGGAACATCACCCGCCAGGCGAATCCAAAAGAGCCGAAAGTGTACAACGAACATTTCGCCGAATATACGGAAGAGAAAATCAATATATTAAAGGGAATATTTGGATAA
- a CDS encoding ABC transporter ATP-binding protein, producing the protein MSLEIIEVTKRFGQTTAVDHLTLTVPEGEMFGLLGANGAGKTTTFRMILGLLLPTEGVIRWQGEPIDDSKSHLIGYLPEERGLYPKLNVQEQLLYLGRLRGMKKTDLLPEIDRWLERFHIRDYANKRVEELSKGNQQKIQFIAAVLHRPKLLILDEPFSGLDPVNVELLKEAVLDLKRNGTTIVFSSHRMEHVEELCEHVCILRRGRAVVAGALRELKRSFGKQILIIQGDGPFEQLARFPGVLQWKRTAEGVRLQIANEETAQAILGHIAGKFAVRLFALEEPSLNDIFIEKVGAAYE; encoded by the coding sequence ATGAGTTTGGAGATCATTGAGGTGACGAAACGGTTTGGCCAGACGACGGCCGTCGACCATTTGACGTTGACGGTTCCAGAAGGGGAGATGTTCGGGCTGCTTGGGGCGAATGGAGCGGGAAAAACGACGACCTTTCGCATGATTTTAGGCCTTCTGCTCCCGACGGAAGGGGTGATCCGTTGGCAAGGCGAACCGATTGATGACTCGAAAAGCCATCTGATCGGCTATTTGCCGGAAGAGCGCGGGTTGTACCCGAAGCTGAACGTGCAAGAGCAGCTTTTGTATTTAGGGCGGTTGCGCGGAATGAAAAAGACGGATCTTCTTCCGGAAATCGACCGCTGGCTTGAGCGCTTCCATATCCGCGATTACGCCAACAAGCGGGTGGAGGAGCTGTCGAAAGGCAACCAGCAAAAAATCCAGTTTATCGCTGCTGTGCTTCATCGACCGAAGCTATTAATCTTGGATGAGCCATTCAGCGGCCTTGATCCGGTGAACGTGGAACTGTTGAAAGAAGCGGTGCTTGATTTAAAACGGAACGGCACAACCATCGTCTTCTCTAGCCATCGGATGGAGCATGTCGAAGAGCTGTGCGAACATGTCTGCATTTTGCGCCGCGGCCGCGCGGTGGTGGCGGGAGCGCTGCGTGAACTGAAACGTTCGTTTGGCAAGCAAATTCTTATCATTCAAGGAGACGGACCGTTTGAACAATTGGCGCGGTTTCCTGGTGTTTTGCAGTGGAAGCGGACGGCGGAAGGGGTGCGGCTGCAAATCGCCAATGAGGAGACGGCGCAAGCGATACTCGGTCATATAGCAGGAAAATTCGCGGTTCGTCTGTTTGCCTTGGAGGAACCGTCTCTGAATGATATCTTTATTGAAAAAGTAGGTGCGGCGTATGAATAA
- a CDS encoding YheC/YheD family protein, whose amino-acid sequence MIYPLVIDDNESNTVILPSSLKADGRTAVAFGSFLAPCTIISSSGPSDSIIVAGDVAQRLLIPFAAKVHVFLTDEAVHIGPLVGVFTAGFTKSPHRPVGGRSFFFAKLLAQEKQVGGFAFLFGLPHIDWEHGTVNGYFYTERGWERHTVPLPTVIYNRLPNRRIENDDMFQTVTKTLQTAYGIPVFNGRFFNKWEVYRRLAVHRDARPYLPETSAYVTRQTIEQFLNRYTGAYVKPADGSLGRGIYHLVKKKDAYECRFRDEHGETKTTLFPTAMALWHHLLTHAPLHRYVIQQAVPLITINGRPTDFRVHTNKNENGQWQVSAVAAKIAGRRSITTHMNSGGMVKTLEEIFPNTAKRETVLARLRDAALTLSRCLDETSDTLIGEIGFDFGVDEQGNIWMFEANSKPGRSIFKHPGLKEADERTALLPLAYAVHLSKTAIIDPEAFGL is encoded by the coding sequence ATGATCTATCCATTGGTCATTGATGACAACGAGTCCAATACAGTTATCCTTCCCTCCTCACTGAAAGCGGACGGACGAACAGCCGTTGCCTTTGGCAGCTTCCTCGCTCCATGCACGATCATCTCATCTTCCGGACCGTCCGACAGCATCATCGTCGCCGGCGATGTCGCCCAGCGTCTGTTGATCCCGTTTGCCGCTAAGGTGCACGTGTTTTTGACTGACGAAGCCGTCCATATCGGACCGCTCGTCGGCGTTTTCACTGCTGGATTTACCAAGTCGCCCCATCGTCCGGTCGGAGGGCGCAGTTTTTTCTTCGCCAAACTGTTAGCGCAAGAAAAACAAGTCGGCGGGTTCGCCTTCTTGTTTGGCCTTCCTCATATCGACTGGGAGCATGGAACGGTCAACGGCTATTTTTACACGGAACGCGGTTGGGAACGGCATACGGTTCCGTTGCCGACGGTGATTTACAACCGCCTGCCGAACCGGCGCATTGAAAATGACGACATGTTCCAAACCGTGACGAAAACGCTGCAGACCGCCTATGGCATTCCAGTGTTCAACGGACGCTTTTTCAATAAATGGGAGGTGTACCGCCGGCTTGCCGTCCATCGCGACGCACGGCCATATTTGCCGGAAACCTCCGCCTATGTCACGCGGCAGACGATCGAACAGTTTCTCAACCGGTATACGGGAGCGTATGTGAAACCGGCTGATGGCAGCCTCGGGCGCGGCATTTACCATTTGGTGAAAAAAAAGGATGCATACGAATGCCGCTTTCGTGACGAACACGGCGAAACGAAAACAACGCTGTTTCCGACCGCCATGGCGCTATGGCATCATTTGCTCACCCACGCCCCGCTTCATCGTTACGTCATTCAGCAAGCCGTCCCGCTCATCACCATCAACGGACGGCCGACAGATTTCCGCGTCCATACGAACAAAAATGAAAACGGCCAATGGCAAGTAAGCGCCGTCGCCGCCAAAATAGCCGGGCGGCGAAGCATTACGACCCATATGAACAGCGGCGGCATGGTCAAAACATTGGAAGAAATTTTTCCAAACACCGCCAAGCGCGAAACGGTGCTCGCCCGCCTCCGCGACGCCGCCTTGACACTTAGCCGTTGCCTCGATGAAACATCAGACACGTTAATTGGCGAAATCGGTTTTGATTTTGGGGTAGATGAGCAGGGAAACATTTGGATGTTTGAAGCCAATTCCAAACCGGGGCGCTCCATCTTTAAACACCCGGGCCTCAAGGAGGCTGATGAGCGGACGGCGCTGCTGCCGCTTGCCTATGCGGTCCATCTAAGCAAAACGGCCATCATCGATCCAGAGGCGTTTGGACTATGA
- a CDS encoding Cof-type HAD-IIB family hydrolase — MYKLLALNIDGTILKNNGRLPRETKEAVDYVKKKGVYVTLITSRNLLSARKVAKALRLDGMLIAFQGAMIARTLDDRLFDAVIPEERTFNIVQILENFNCNIRLMHERYSLGNRKKVKKNLVVQTVLSSSDPFFYPTQFVDSLGDVLLDEPIAVPKIDVYFATDEQRDAAAALLTKSIPSIDMIMQPNGKMEIVPQGVSKLAGLRRLAQHIGVSLKETVVIGDGLDDLPAIEAAGLGVAMGNAPLEVKRAADWVTRSNEQLGVAYMVKEHFRKQQRIEFLQKLKTKQ; from the coding sequence GTGTATAAGCTGTTGGCACTCAACATTGACGGAACGATTTTAAAAAACAACGGCCGCCTGCCGCGCGAAACAAAAGAGGCGGTCGACTATGTGAAGAAAAAAGGAGTTTATGTTACGTTAATCACGAGCCGCAATTTGCTTTCCGCCCGCAAAGTGGCGAAAGCGCTGCGGCTTGATGGGATGCTCATTGCATTCCAAGGAGCGATGATTGCCAGAACGCTTGATGATAGGCTGTTTGACGCCGTGATCCCTGAGGAGCGGACGTTTAATATCGTGCAAATTTTGGAAAATTTCAACTGTAACATCCGCCTCATGCATGAGCGGTATTCGCTCGGCAATCGGAAGAAAGTGAAGAAAAACCTTGTCGTGCAAACGGTTCTCTCCTCAAGCGACCCGTTTTTCTATCCGACTCAATTTGTCGATTCACTTGGCGATGTGCTGCTCGACGAACCGATCGCTGTGCCGAAAATTGATGTATATTTTGCTACAGACGAACAGAGGGATGCAGCGGCCGCTTTATTGACGAAATCGATTCCGTCCATTGATATGATTATGCAGCCAAACGGAAAAATGGAAATTGTCCCGCAAGGAGTGTCTAAACTAGCGGGGTTGCGCCGGCTGGCTCAACATATCGGCGTGTCGTTGAAAGAAACGGTTGTCATTGGCGACGGCCTTGACGATTTGCCGGCGATTGAAGCGGCTGGGCTCGGCGTCGCCATGGGGAACGCGCCGCTTGAGGTGAAGCGGGCGGCCGACTGGGTGACGCGTTCGAACGAACAGCTCGGCGTCGCCTACATGGTGAAAGAACATTTCCGCAAGCAGCAGCGAATCGAGTTTTTGCAAAAACTCAAAACGAAACAGTAA
- the yhaM gene encoding 3'-5' exoribonuclease YhaM → MAKGIIHYEVGEQVDLFLLIKSATKGIASNGKPFLTLILQDKSGDIEAKLWDVSPDDEERYVPECIVKVAGDIHNYRGKLQLRIRSIRPAHPGDAVRIDDFLETAPLGREEMKAKVMEYIFAMENPNIQRITRYLLKKYEKAFFEYPAATKNHHEFISGLAYHVVSMLELAKALVHLYPSLNKDLLYAGVILHDLGKVMELSGPVSTVYTLEGNLLGHISIMVSEISKAAEQLGIQGEEVVILQHLVLAHHGKAEWGSPKPPLVKEAEVLHYIDNLDAKITMIDRALEKVKPGEFTERVFALDNRSFYKPVFLSVSKPKNAGSKE, encoded by the coding sequence GTGGCGAAAGGCATCATCCATTATGAGGTTGGGGAACAAGTTGATCTCTTTTTGCTCATCAAATCCGCAACGAAAGGCATCGCCAGCAATGGCAAGCCGTTCTTAACGTTGATTTTGCAAGATAAAAGCGGCGACATTGAAGCGAAACTGTGGGATGTCTCGCCAGATGATGAAGAGCGGTATGTGCCGGAGTGCATCGTCAAAGTGGCGGGAGACATCCATAACTACCGTGGCAAATTGCAGTTGCGCATCCGTTCGATCCGTCCTGCTCATCCGGGCGATGCGGTGCGCATCGATGACTTTTTGGAGACGGCTCCGCTCGGGCGCGAGGAAATGAAGGCGAAAGTCATGGAATACATATTTGCGATGGAAAATCCAAACATCCAGCGCATTACCCGCTATTTGTTGAAAAAATACGAAAAGGCGTTTTTTGAGTACCCAGCGGCGACGAAAAACCATCATGAATTCATCTCCGGACTGGCGTACCACGTCGTGTCGATGCTCGAGCTCGCCAAGGCGCTCGTCCATCTCTATCCGTCGCTCAATAAAGATTTGCTTTATGCCGGCGTCATTTTGCATGACCTTGGCAAAGTGATGGAATTATCTGGTCCGGTATCGACGGTGTATACGCTGGAAGGAAATTTGCTCGGACACATTTCGATCATGGTGAGCGAGATCAGCAAGGCGGCGGAACAGCTCGGCATTCAAGGTGAGGAAGTCGTCATTTTGCAGCATCTTGTGCTCGCGCATCATGGCAAGGCGGAATGGGGCAGCCCGAAGCCGCCGCTTGTCAAAGAAGCCGAGGTGCTTCATTACATTGACAATTTGGATGCGAAAATTACGATGATCGACCGTGCGCTTGAGAAAGTAAAACCAGGTGAATTCACCGAACGCGTCTTTGCCCTTGACAATCGCTCGTTTTACAAGCCGGTGTTTTTATCTGTTTCAAAGCCAAAAAATGCGGGTAGTAAAGAGTAG
- a CDS encoding YlbF family regulator, with translation MSESLRALARQLEQAIWASEPFQQLKQAYDHVRHDDTAYRLFANFRDIQLRLHEKQMRGAAILPDEIEQAQKAMALAQQNEKLARLMALEQQMSMTIAEVQQIAMKPLEELHRSFMEGR, from the coding sequence ATGTCCGAATCTCTTCGTGCGCTCGCAAGACAGCTTGAACAGGCGATCTGGGCGAGCGAGCCGTTTCAGCAGCTGAAACAGGCGTACGATCATGTCCGACACGACGACACCGCCTATCGGCTATTTGCTAACTTCCGTGACATTCAGCTTCGGCTACACGAAAAACAAATGCGTGGAGCCGCTATTTTGCCGGATGAAATTGAACAGGCGCAAAAGGCGATGGCGCTTGCCCAGCAAAATGAGAAACTGGCCCGTCTGATGGCGCTCGAGCAGCAAATGAGCATGACGATCGCGGAAGTGCAACAAATCGCCATGAAGCCGCTTGAAGAGCTGCATCGTTCATTTATGGAAGGAAGGTAG